The following nucleotide sequence is from Microbulbifer sp. A4B17.
CGGTTTGAATACGTTGTTGGATCGAAGTGAAATTGGACTCTTCCAGAGTTTTGGCCATTTTGGCTCGGATGGGATTGAGGTCCACATAAACCATACAGGCTGCCAGAGCCCGTTCATCCAGTAATGCCTGAGATTTGAAGTGCCCTTCCCAAAAGCGACCTGTATACTGGTCCTCAGCATTAGCTTGCCGAGCGATAGACTCATTTAGACCACGCATAAACCAGCTGATATCCATCAATCGCGACCGCCATAAGGCAATCAGTGTGTTTAGCTTTTCATTTTCGGCAAAATTGAAGGTATGGTCTTGTAAAAAATGTAAAGCCAGAGTAGGAACCCTGAAAATCTTCTGCCAGCAGGTGATCACCTCGATATCAGCCCAAGCGCCTGCCGTTCCTTGCAGCTTTGCTTAGGTAGTGTAAAACCAGCCGCCTTTAGCGCTTTTTATTTTCCAGCCCCTGTTCCTTTTTGATGCGCAGATAAACTTCCTCACGGTGAACGGATAAGGATTTCGGAGCGTGCACTCCTACCTTTACCTGATTACCGTTAATTTCGAGTACTGTGATTGAGACCTTTGATCCAATCCTGAGGTTTTCGCCAATGCGGCGATTTAAAATTAACATATTTGTTTCCAGCTGAATTCAAACGATGGGCAGGCCTTCCGTAGAGGCAAAGCTTAAAAAGTAATAGGTGAAGACAGTGAGAGGTGGGGCGCGAGAACGATAAGCATAGAAGAAGAAAAGGCGGGCGCAACGCTTCCAGAGCTTGAGGACGCACTCCAAGCTGCTGAATGTACTCCACTTTATTGAAGACAAGAGGGGTTCTAGCGTACTATGCATGTAGCCACTTTGATACTGTCATTATCAATTTGGTTAGCTGGCCCCTGGTGTTGGTAGCACCTTGGGTCAGCGCCTTTTACTTGTTCTTACACTGCGCTAGCGTTCTCCTTTAAGTAGGTGAGTCTTTTTCAGAATTCTTAGGTCTCTGTCTCTCTTGGACCTTTCTTGTGCTTCTTAGTCACTGGTCTGTAGAGGTTTGATCAAATAGGCCTTAAATACCGAAAAATATCTACCAATTCTACGCAGCTTTGACACTAAAACAAACTTAATAAAATCCAATAAGATCATTTTTGTGCCTATATTTTTGAAACTTCTCTCTTTGGATATTTCAATCGTCGATAAAAATCTTCAGATCAAGTGGTCTTCTTTTAAATCGCAGAGCTTGAGGTTCATGCGCCTATTTATCCGAATTGAACCATTCTGAGCTAAAAGAAGAGCTTCGTAGGTTTGGATATCTTAAGGTGATGGTGATTGTTTGTGCGGATATAGGCTGCGATATTCAGGGGAAAGGTGTCTGTTCAATTCTGCCCCAATCTGTTGGCACTGATACTTATAGCCTGTGCAGATTGTATATTTCTATCACCAAGAAATACCCTTAGCATGCAGCAAGGGCACAATGGTCGCGAAATATATTTCCCACCTTTGAAATAATCCAAATTTTGGAAATTAATTTTTAATCGATGAACCTCTTAACTGGAGTAATTGCGAATATGCAGATATAGGTTGATAACACAAGGTAGTCGATGGGTAGAGTAAGGTGGGGAGTAGTAAAACAAGTGTCAGGAGAAGCGGCTGCGGGTCATCCGCAGCCATTGAGACTTATTTCCAGTTAAGAATTACCTTACCGGATTCACCAGACCCCATGGTATCGAAGCCTTTTTGGAAGTCATCGATAGAAAACTGGTGAGTGATAATGGGGGTTAAATCCAGACCTGATTGAATCAGGCTGGCCATTTTGTACCAGGTCTCAAACATCTCACGGCCGTAAATGCCTTTGATCATCAGGCCTTTAAAAATAACCTGCCCCCAGTCGATTGCCATTTCACCTGCGGGGATACCGAGCATGGCAATTTTGCCCCCGTGGTTCATCGCGGCGATCATATCGCGGAAGGCGACGGGTACGCCGGACATCTCCAGGCCAACATCAAAGCCTTCGCTCATTCCCAGCTCGTTCATCACATCGCTGAGGTTTTCCTTAGCAACGTTTACGGCACGGGTAGCGCCCATCTTGCGTGCCAGGTCCAGGCGGTATTCATTGATATCGGTGATAACTACATGGCGTGCGCCAACATGTTTGGCGACTGCTGCGGCCATAATACCGATAGGGCCGGCGCCGGTAATCAGTACATCTTCGCCCACCAGGTCAAAAGACAGGGCCGTGTGTACCGCATTGCCGAGGGGATCGAAAATAGAGGCGAGATCGTCAGAAATGTTATCCGGGATCTTGAAGGCATTGAGCGCGGGGATCACCAGATACTCTGCAAAAGCTCCGGGGCGGTCTACACCGACACCGTAAGTGTTGCGGCACAGGTGGCGGCGGCCGGCGCGACAGTTGCGGCAGTGGCCGCAGGTAATATGGCCTTCACCGGAAACACGGTCGCCCACCTGGAAACCTGCAACTTCCTGCCCCATACCGACGACTTCACCCACATATTCGTGGCCAACGACCATAGGGACAGGAATAGTCTTTTGAGACCATTCATCCCAGTTGTAGATGTGCATGTCGGTACCGCAAATCGCGGTTTTGTGAATCTTGATCAGCAGGTCGTTGTGGCCCGGTGTGGGGATTTCCACATCGGTGAGCCAGATTCCCACTTCAGATTTCAGCTTGGATAGTGCTTTCATTGTTTTTAAAACTACAAATGGCAGGGTGCGGTGCCGCTCCGGTGAATTCCTTGTGAGAATTACCGTATCAGCACCGCTGTTTGGTTTAGATAATATTTAGTTCGCGGCCAACTTCAATGAAGGCATCGATACACTGGTCGAGCTGTTCGCGGGTGTGGGCGGCGGACATCTGGGTGCGGATGCGGGCCTGGCCCTTGGGCACTACCGGATAGAAGAAGCCCACTACGTAGATGCCGCGCTCCAGCATCTTGTCAGCCATTTTCTGCGCCAGGGCAGCATCGCCAATCATCACCGGGATGATCGGGTGGTCGGCACCGGCCAGGGTAAAGCCGGCTTCGGACATGCGCTTGCGGAAGTAAGCGGAGTTGTCGCGCAGCTGTTCACGCAGCTCGCCGCCTTCAGTCAGCATATCCAACACTTTCAGGGAGGCGGTGACGATCGCTGGGGCTACGGAGTTGGAGAACAGATAGGGGCGTGAGCGCTGGCGCAGCATATCGATAATTTCCTTGCGGCCAGAAGTAAAGCCGCCGGAAGCGCCGCCCAAGGCCTTGCCCAGGGTGCCGGTAATAATATCGACGCGGTCAATCACATCGCAGTATTCATGGGTGCCGCGACCGTGGTCTCCGAGGAAGCCCACTGCGTGGGAGTCGTCCACCATTACCAGGGCATTGTACTGGTCGGCCAAGTCGCACACGGCTTTGAGGTTGGCGATAACTCCGTCCATAGAGAAAACACCATCGGTGGCGATCAGCTTGGTCTTGGCGCCAGCGGCGTCTGCGGCCTGTAGCTGCTTCTCCAGTTCCGCCATATCGTTGTTGGCGTAGCGGTAGCGCTTGGCTTTACACAGGCGAACGCCGTCGATGATGGAGGCGTGGTTGAGGGAGTCGGAGATGATGGCATCTTCCGGGCCCAGCAGAGTTTCAAACAGGCCGCCATTGGCGTCGAAGCAGGAGGTGTAAAGGATGGTGTCTTCGGTTTGCAGGAACTCAGAAAGGCGTGATTCCAGTGCTTTGTGAATATCCTGGGTGCCGCAGATAAAACGCACCGATGCCATGCCGAAGCCGTACTGTTCGAGCCCCTCTTTGGCCGCTTCAATCAGGTCCGGGTGGTTAGCCAGGCCCAGGTAGTTGTTCGCACAAAAATTCAGTACCTGGGTGTCGTTGTTCACCTGAATCTCAGCGGCCTGCTGGGAGGTAATAATCCGCTCGCGTTTGTACAGGCCGTCTGCATCGATCTGTTTGAGTTCGCTGCGCAGGTGCTCAAAGAATTGTTCTGGCTTTGACATGGTATTGTTTTTAGCTCCTGTCGGGTGCTCTTGGCACAGGGTAACGGGCGCGAGCTCGCGGCGCCTGTTGGTTCTACTTTATCCCGCCAGTTCGCAGGCCTCATGGGCTGAAATAGGGTGCTCACTGGCGCGGCAACTGGTGGCAAATTTTAATGCCTCTTCGGCAGTGTCGAACAGTAGTTGCCACAACAACTGACGATCACCTCTTCTCACCGCGCGTACCGCCGTGTGGCTTCTTTGGCTGGCAATTTGAATTTCGATAATGTCTTTACTGGAAAACGGTGATTCGGACATGGTCCCTCCAATGGTAAAACTATGGAGGACTGACGTGGAAGCGGCGAAATGATGTTCGCTAATCCGGTTGGTTTGCTCTGGTAGAGCCCCATCCTCCCCGCAGGCCTTGTGTGCCGCAGAGAGAGAACCACCTTGCCCCGGTCGGCAGGTTGGCGTTGGCGTCAGCCACTCTCGTGATGTGCGAGCAAAGATAACGGGGAGGGGATTAGCAGTCAACAGTACCGCCCCCATTAGAGGGCGGTGCAGAAGTTTATGCGGGAAGCTGCACGGATTTCAGTTCGATAAACTCACCGAGACCGGCCTCACCAAACTCGCGTCCGTTGCCGGAGCGCTTGTAACCGCCGAAGGGGGCGTCGTAGTTAAACTCACCGCCGTTAACAAAGCACAGGCCTGCTTCGATGCGGCGAACGATAGGCATGGCGCTCTCGGCGTCTTTAGCCCAGACACCGCTGGACAGGCCGTATTCGGTGTCATTGGCAATGGCGATAGCCTCATCCATATCCTTGTAGGGGATCAGGCAAGTTACCGGTCCAAAGATTTCTTCCCGGGCGATGGTCATATCGTTGTGAACATCGGCAAATACTGTCGGCTTCACGTAGAAACCCTTCTCCAGCCCTTTGGGCAGGCCGAGACCGCCGGCCACAAGGCGAGCGCCTTCCACAACGCCTTTCTTGATATAACTGCGTACAATTTCCAGCTGGCGCGCGGAGGAAAGCGGGCCCATAAAGGCATTGGCGTCGGTGCCCATCGTTACTTCTTCAGCCACTTGCCTGGCGATTTCCACCGCCTCTTTATAGCGTTCAGCGGGGATCAGCATCCGGGTTAATGCAGTACAGGTCTGGCCGCTGTTAATAAATACATCCTCGCAACCCCAGCGAACCGCTGCTTTAAGGTCTGCATCCGGGGTGATAACCAGAGGTGATTTGCCGCCCAGCTCCTGGGTAACTCTTTTTACCGTGGGCGCTGCGGCTTTGGCGACTTCGATGCCTGCTCGGGTAGAGCCAGTAAAGGACACCATATCGATTCCCGGGTGAGATGACAGTGTCGCACCCACCACGGAACCCGCACCGGGAACCAGGTTGAAGACGCCCGCGGGAACACCGGCCGCGTCAATAATCTCCGCCATGACATAATCCTGTAGCGGAGTGGTCTCCGAGGGCTTGGTGATCATGGTGCAGCCAGCTGCAAGGGCTGGGGCTACCTTGCCTACAAACTGGTGCAGGGGGTAGTTCCAGGGGGTGATAAAACCGCAAACGCCAATCGGCTCCCGGATCAATACCGAGTGAGCCGCTTTCTCGGTCTCTTCCATTATCGAAGTGCGACCGGCGTAGTAACGCATGGCGTAGATGGGGCCATCCACGTGCAACCAGCGGGTGATATGGGCTGGGCAGCCGAGGGTTTGTGAGATCGCCTGTATCAAATCTTCCTTGCGTTCTTCCATACCATCGGCAATAGCGTTCAAGAGGGCAGAGCGTTGATCCGCGCTGGTGTGGCGCCACTTGCGGAAGGCGCTGCGAGCGGCGGTGATGGCAATATCAACATCTTCCGCAGAGCCTTCTACCACTTGGCAGATCATCTCTTCAGTGGCGGGATTGATCACCGGGTGGGAACTGGTGCCGAGGGGTTCGCGCCACTCACCATTGATAAACAGTTTGTCGGTATGCAGCTTGTTGAAATCTGTCATGTCACGCTTCCGTTTGTTTCGCGCCAGTTCAAGGGGCGGTGATTTCGATGAGTGTTGGAGTTTTGCGTTGAAGGGCTTCCGCTACCGCCGAGGCTAATTGCTGCGGTTTGTCGATGCGACAACCTTCAGCGCCAAAAGATTTTGCCAGTGCGACAAAATCCGGCGTTCGAAGATTAACACCTTCTTGAGGCACCTCTGCGGCATCCATAAAGTCACGAATCTCTCCGTATCCGCTGTTATTCCAAACCAGGATCGGCAGCGGCAACTGCTGTTCTACCGCAACGGCCAATTCGCCGAGGGTAAACATCAGGCCGCCATCGCCTATCAAGGTAACCACATCCCGCTCGCTGGACAACCTGGCCCCAATAGCGGCGGGCAGGGCGAATCCCAGAGTGCCGTAGCCGGTGGTGCAGGTAATATGGCTGCGGGGCTGATATAGCGGCAGAGCGTGGTTGGTGTTATAGGCGAGTTGCGTGGAATCTGTAACCAGAATTCCCTCTTCGGGCAGAGCCTTGCGAAGGGCTTCAACCCAGGGGAATCGCGCCTCTGAACCTTCCCACCACTCTTTGCGGCAGTTAGCGATTAATTGTGAAACTTCTTCTTCAGCCAGTAGCTTTGAATTCCCATCGCGCCGAACCAAGGCATCGCTTATTTGTTGCAGGCTTTCAGCGGCATCTGCACAGATAGCCAGGTCCGGTTGGGCGTTACAAACCAGTTGGGCTGGGTCGATATCAATGCGGATAAGTTTGCCAGAAAATGCGTAATTGTCGCGCACCAGATTGCGATCGGTTTCCGAAAGCTCTGTGCCAACGGCCAGAACCACATCGGCAGTTTCCACTCGCTCGCGCACGCAATCAAAACTGAGATTGGCGCCACCACACAGGGGATGTCTTTCATCGACAACGCCTTTGGCCGCCAGTGATAGGAAAACCGGAGCTGCAATTTTTTCTGATACTTGTGTAGCTGCTTTTCCAGCAGATTGCGCGCCACCACCAAGCAGAATTACAGGGCGTTCAGCAGCTTGTAGCCATTGGGCCGCAGTTGCGGTAGCTGCGGCATTGGCTGCAGGTACCATGGCCTTGGGAGCTGCGCGATAATCCTCCAGCTTGCCGGGCATCGGTGCTGGGAACAGGTCGATAGGGATTTCGATATGCACTGGGCCGGGGCGGCTGGATTGCAGCAGCTGGAATGCCCGCGCCATCACTTCAGGTAGTTGGTCTGCCTGGGTGAGGCTGTGCTGCCAGATACAGAAGCCGCGACTGGCGTCGCTCTGGCGGGGTAGCTCATGCAGGCGCCCACGCCCCATACCAAGGTCTTCCCGGCGATTGACGGCGGAAATAACCAGCATGGGAATTGAGTCTGAGTAGGCTTGCGCCATTGCAGTGGCTGCGTTGGTGAGCCCTGGCCCAGTGATCAGGAAGCAGACACCAGGCTTGCCGATGGCGCGGGCATAACCGTCTGCCATAAAGGCGGCGCCCTGTTCATGCCTTGGCGTGATATGCATCAATTCGCTACCGGGCAGGCCGCGATACAGTTCAATGGTATGTACGCCGGGGATCCCGAAAACTTTTTCTACCTGATATTCGCGCAGCAGGCGCATTAGCACCTGGGCGCATGTGGGCGCAGAGGACATAAGCACCATTTTCCTTATTCGTGTAAAAACGCAGTGAGCCTAGCGGCCCGCTAAAAGCGGTGCAAGCGCCCGCAGAGTCTGCACCCTCGCAAGAAAAATCACAGGAAAATTGAGATTCGACCCGCATCGCGGCAGGAAACTTTGTACGCTTGATATAACTTTACCTGCCGACAGGTTTTGGGGAATTTGACGCGGTGGCTGCCGCACCATAGCCTTCCGGCATTTCGCTGAATAAACTTTGAGCTAGAACAACCGAGGAAGTAGCACCATGGAAATCGATCAATGGCGTCGGGAATACCAGATGGGTGGTTTAAGGCGCTCTGAACTGAAGCCGACCCCTCTGGAACAGTTCAGTAAGTGGCTGGCAGAAGCTGTTGAGGCGGAGTTAGTTGATGCCAGCGCCATGTGTCTCGCCACGACTAACGCGGACGGGCACCCCTCGCAGCGGATCGTTTTGCTTAAAGGCTTCGATGAGAAGGGATTCGTTTTCTATACCAACTTACAGAGTGACAAGGCCCGAGATATGGCCGTTAACCCTCAAGTGTCCTTGTTGTTTCCCTGGTGCCGTCTTGAGCGGCAGGTGATTGTTTACGGGAAAGTGGAGTCAGTTTCCCGCGAGCAGGCTGAGGCTTATTTCCAGTCACGCCCCCTGGACAGCCAGTTGGCCGCATGGGCCTCGCACCAGAGCCGGCCGCTTTCGTCCAGAGAGGAACTGGAGCAGCAGTTTGATAAAGAGAAGGCTCGCTTTGCCGGTAAAACAATTCCGTTGCCAGAATTTTGGGGCGGCTACTGTGTGGTGCCCAATGCTGTTGAGTTTTGGCAGGGAGGTGAAAATAGATTGCACGATCGTTTTATTTATCGACGTAAAGAAAATGAAAGCTGGAATATAGAGCGTCGCGCCCCCTAATTTTTATATTTATCTTTTCGTGGCCCAGCCCTTTGGGCCACAACTAACCGCTTAATCACGCTTCACTTTGTGAGTACCCATCCCCTGATATTGTTTTATAGCGGTGTCTTATCTGGCAATTTGTGGTCAAGGCCGCTTAGAATAATGCGCCATAAATATAGCTAAAACTATTGTCTTAAAAATTCTATAGATTCGATCGTTTTTGCAATTCGAATCCAAGGGTAGGTAGGGGAAATATGGCCATTATTGGTATCGACTTGGGAACCACTAATAGTGCTTGCGGGGTACTGACTGATGACGGGGTAAAACTAATTCCCAATCGTTTGGGTGAAATTTTGACCCCGTCAGTTGTGGGGCTTGATGATTCTGGCACTCTGCTAGTCGGCAAAACGGCTAAAGAACGTCTTATTAACCACAGTAGTACCACTGTGGCTGCGTTTAAGCGCTTGATGGGCACTGACCACAAAGTTTCCCTGGGGAAACAGAAATTTAGTGCAACAGAACTCTCCTCGTTAATTTTACGTGCGCTCAAAGAAGATGCTGAAACCTTTCTTGGTGAAGAGGTAACCGAGGCGGTAATCAGTGTCCCAGCTTATTTTAATGATAATCAGCGCCATGCCACCAAGTTGGCAGGAGAGCTTGCGGGATTAAAAGTAGAGCGGCTTATTAACGAGCCAACTTCGGCTGCCATTGCTTACGGCTTACACGATAAGCGCGAAGGAAACTTCCTTATTTTAGATCTTGGGGGTGGCACCTTCGATGTTTCCATCCTGGAATTTTTCGATGGCATTATGGAAGTTCATGCCAGTGCCGGAGACAACTTCCTCGGTGGAGAAGATTTCGTTGAGGCAATGATCGATGATGTCCTGGCTGAGTTTGATATTAAGAAAGAGGCCTTAAGCCCTCGCGATTTGCAAAACTTATATATGCAAATGGAAAGCGCCAAGCGCCGAGTTAGCCAGCAGCCTGAGCAAAAACTTGAATTACAACTTGATGGGCGCTCCTTGCAATTTCAGGTGACCCCAGAGTGGTTTGAAAAACTCAGCACCCCCCTGTTGTTAAGAGCGAAACGGCCAATTGAGCGGGCAATGCGCGATGCAGATTTGCCACCACAGAAAATTGATGAGGTGGTATTGGTTGGCGGTTCGACGCGCATGGCCCAATTTCGTTCAATGGTTGGGCGAATGTTTGGCCGCCTGCCAGCCTGTCATTTGGACCCGGACACTGTCGTTGCGATGGGGGCGGCTATTCAGGCTGGCTTAAAAGAAAAGAACTCGGCACTGGATGATATTGTCCTGACTGATGTATGTCCTTACACCCTGGGAACTGGGGTTATCAATGAAGATAATCCGCAGCTCGGTGCTTACTTTATGCCTATTATCGAGCGCAATACCGTTGTACCAGTCAGTGTTGTAAGGCGGGTTTGGACTGCTCGGGATGATCAAACCCAACTTTGTGTAGACGTATACCAGGGAGAGAATCGCCTGGTATCTAAAAATGTTTACCTGGGTGAGATGACCGTTCCCGTACCGAAAAAGCCGAAGGGGGAAGAAGCGGCAGATGTTCGCTATACCTACGATATGAATGGACTTTTGGAAGTGGATGTGACCGTTGTCTCCACGGATAAAACTTTCAACAAGTTAATTGAGTTTACACCGGGGGCTCTCTCCGATGTACAAAAGGCTGAAGCCCTGCAAAAACTGGCAAAACTAAAATTCCATCCCCGTGAAGATGAGAAAAACCAGGCAATCATTGCTCGTGGTGAGCGCTTGTATGAATCTAGTCTTGGCGAGCAGCGTGAGTATATTGCCAAATTACTGTCATCCTTTGATAGCGTCCTAGAAAGGCAAAATCCTACAGAAATTATTAAGGCTCGAACTGAGGTTAGTGAAATTCTGGATCGCTTGGATGGTGAGGATTGGATTTGATGAATCCCTGGGCCATTCTTGAAATTAACCCCATCACTGATGCTCGGGTGATTAAGCGCGCTTATGCAAAAAAACTAAAGCAAACACGCCCAGATGAAAAGCCGGAAGAATTCCAGGCACTTCATACAGCTTATAAGCAAGCATTGAAACTGGCTGAGCAATTGCAAGAGGAGACTGCCGGGCATGCGGAAGCCTCCTTGGAAACTCCTTCACTAGGGCAGGCAGGAAATACAAGCCATGAGAAGGTTAAAAGTGAAAGGGTAGCTGTATTAGAAGGGGCGGAGGAAGTTGAAGTGCGGCCTTCTGCTGATGGAATATCAACTCCGCCAGTAGCTGAAGAACTCTCAGTGAAACAAGATAGCGCCTCTGAACCCTTGGAGCAGAGCGAAAGAGTTTCCCCTGATACGCAGCAAAGTGAATCTCATGAGACGCAAGACCCGGATAGAGATTTGCGTATCAAAGAATTTCGGCGGGTACTTAAGCAAGTTGATGAGATGCTCAATAATCATTTGGAAATGAGCTTGGAGAAAAGTTGGGACTTTCTTACCAAGAGCCCCTATATGCTGGACGAGGAGTACAATTGGAACTTAGGTCTTTCTGTATTTGAACGCTTTGCCCAATTTAATCAAAGTGCTGTAGAGGGGGGGAAATCTGCAAGATTTCGCCCACAAGTAACGCCGAATATCCTGCAGTACTGTGATCAGCTGTTCGATTGGCGAGGTAATGCGTCTTACCTCTACCAAGCGCTTGACGAGAAGTTGTGCAATAGCATATTTAATAGCTTGGAAACCCATGAGTCCCGTATTGATCCTTTGCAAGGGCTTCGTGGCGGGGGCAAGGTAGAGGCACAAAGTGAGACTGAATTTGAAGAGCGTTATGAAAAGTACTTTTTTGGTGATTTTGTACCTAGAAGTGTTGCACTCTTTTTAGACTTGGTTATGACTTATATGGCCGTTGGCTCTCTTGCTACTGCGGCAATGATGAAGCTCTTTGACTTTCCGGAAGCTGTAGCAGCCGCAAAAGTTATGCCTTTTTGTTTTGGAGCCTACCTGGTGTTTGCTTGGCTGTTTGAGTGTTCCAAACTTCAGGCAACACCAGGCAAGTATATAATGGGCTATAGGGTAACCAGTCAAAAATTCGAGCGGATAGGATATTTACGAGGCCTTTGGAGAACTGTAAGCTTTGCCTTCACTAGTGCATTTGGGCTTATTGCATGGATTATCAATTTCTTCCTGGTCGGCAAATTATTGCATGATCGGTTAAGTCGCACTTATGTCATTAATATGCGTAAGACCCATGAAGAGCATTTGCGCCGTTTGAGGAAAGCTTAGCTTTAGGGCGGGGATACGCTCCCGCTCTTCCCTTATTAACTAGTCATACAGATAAAATATTAGGTTGAAGCAGACCTCTTGCAGGGGTTTCGTGGTGGGAGTGAAGTAGCAAAGGTTAATAACGAAGATATAAATGATAGCTATGAACAGTACTATTTTGGCCGGTTGTTGGTTAGAGGGTAGCTATTTTACTGGATTTGTTCCTACTTAATGTAGTTGTTGGTTTTCCGACATCGACTGTTCTAGTGAAGGCCTCTGAGAAACTAGGGAGTATTGCAACCTTAGAGGCTGCTGAAATTTGCGTTTTGGAATATTTATTCTTTGTCTGGATATTAGGCGGCTCTCGATTTCCGGCTACTCCGGGGAAATACTTGATGGGCTAAGGCCAATCGTCAATTTGGGCGTATTTGTTACTTCTTCTCTTTTAATAGCTTTGCAGTAGGTAAAAGCTGTAAAATTTCCTTAAATATTTATGGTGGTACTAAGGATGTTTTGGCTAGCCATCTAACTGAAACATATCGAATAACTGGCTAGCCAAGATGAGTTAGAACCTGAGGATTTTTTTGGGTGTTTAATTGTTGTTTACGTTGAAATATCCAAAGGTCGGGTAAATGCCATCTTCATTGCATGAATCTAGAACATAAAAACTAGCTTTTTTTCCGGCAAAAAATGCCGCGGTTAATAAGCTTAGAGTTTCTTGGCCGTTGTCGGCATCTTTGCTCCAGCGTATCGAGTTGCTGCTGCAGCTATCTGGGTCAACTGTTTGATCCAGATAGACGTAGCAGGCTGCATTATTCATGTGGCAGCCTGCCTTGTTAATGGTGGCATCGTCAGACATGCCCGCAGAAAAACACCTTTTTATAAGGTCATTACAATTAATGCAATCAGAAATTTGAATTTCATAGGAGTCTCCGGCTTATAGTGTTGTTGTCATTAATTCTAAAAGGTTTTGAAAATTTATCAAATGGTAAATTATTAATCTATATGTTTTCTGTTTCATGCCTGGTTGCTATTTATGTCATGGTTTTTGACTGAAACATCAAGCTGCACTTGGTGTGCAAGTGCCATTTATGGGTGTTGTGAGACGCTCGTCTCAGTGCGGCGCTGAAGTAAAAGTGGTCTTGGGTAGGTGCCTAATTTGAGGTTGATAGAATAAGTATGTACGGATCATAATGATGAGATTCTTTTTAGTGTCTGGGGGCTGCTTGAGTTAGTGTGTGCTAATCCCAAGTTAATTTCTAGCAGGTTTATTTTTTAAAAATTCCTGAAGCTAAAAGTAGAATTTTATGTTGTGTGAGATGTTTTCATTTGATGCTTCTTGTAATTGATAGATGGAACATTTGTTCATGCTTTATCTGTTGAAGAAGTGAGGTTTTAAATTTCTAAGTCAGGACATCTTTTAATGTCTACAAAATAGAGGTATGGGTCGGGTTTTTTGTAGTGTGACGACAGATTTACTTTGTAATGATTTGCGGTAGCTTTTTGTTTTGTCGTACTATTTCGGGGTGGTCTCTTTCAGGGTGGTATTGACCTGTTAGAGTTGACTAAAGATTTCTGTCGTTCTCATGGGTGAGTTTCACTTTGCCGAAATGAGAATAAATTTTGTACGGTTTGGGATAG
It contains:
- a CDS encoding molecular chaperone HscC: MAIIGIDLGTTNSACGVLTDDGVKLIPNRLGEILTPSVVGLDDSGTLLVGKTAKERLINHSSTTVAAFKRLMGTDHKVSLGKQKFSATELSSLILRALKEDAETFLGEEVTEAVISVPAYFNDNQRHATKLAGELAGLKVERLINEPTSAAIAYGLHDKREGNFLILDLGGGTFDVSILEFFDGIMEVHASAGDNFLGGEDFVEAMIDDVLAEFDIKKEALSPRDLQNLYMQMESAKRRVSQQPEQKLELQLDGRSLQFQVTPEWFEKLSTPLLLRAKRPIERAMRDADLPPQKIDEVVLVGGSTRMAQFRSMVGRMFGRLPACHLDPDTVVAMGAAIQAGLKEKNSALDDIVLTDVCPYTLGTGVINEDNPQLGAYFMPIIERNTVVPVSVVRRVWTARDDQTQLCVDVYQGENRLVSKNVYLGEMTVPVPKKPKGEEAADVRYTYDMNGLLEVDVTVVSTDKTFNKLIEFTPGALSDVQKAEALQKLAKLKFHPREDEKNQAIIARGERLYESSLGEQREYIAKLLSSFDSVLERQNPTEIIKARTEVSEILDRLDGEDWI
- a CDS encoding RDD family protein, translating into MNPWAILEINPITDARVIKRAYAKKLKQTRPDEKPEEFQALHTAYKQALKLAEQLQEETAGHAEASLETPSLGQAGNTSHEKVKSERVAVLEGAEEVEVRPSADGISTPPVAEELSVKQDSASEPLEQSERVSPDTQQSESHETQDPDRDLRIKEFRRVLKQVDEMLNNHLEMSLEKSWDFLTKSPYMLDEEYNWNLGLSVFERFAQFNQSAVEGGKSARFRPQVTPNILQYCDQLFDWRGNASYLYQALDEKLCNSIFNSLETHESRIDPLQGLRGGGKVEAQSETEFEERYEKYFFGDFVPRSVALFLDLVMTYMAVGSLATAAMMKLFDFPEAVAAAKVMPFCFGAYLVFAWLFECSKLQATPGKYIMGYRVTSQKFERIGYLRGLWRTVSFAFTSAFGLIAWIINFFLVGKLLHDRLSRTYVINMRKTHEEHLRRLRKA